In Desulfurobacterium pacificum, the following proteins share a genomic window:
- the flgK gene encoding flagellar hook-associated protein FlgK, protein MALFAALSIASQALLANKTAINTTNRNMSNAYTDGYSREVPVFTDVPGGGTSIETIKRVFSKMYFTRYVSQNQNYNSLSSYQDILEQIESVFNDMQGSGFSNELNKFFDVMNDIALNPADLAPRAEFISTAQALVGRIRDSYSTLSEIKQTAVNKIRDEINALNDKLKALAEVNKNLKLYADSPDRLNQYLDKRDQLIKEISDTLDVKVQMNDNGTVNLFTAKGFALVLDDRANTIEFKTDENNNPQIYVSSTNITRDIENGTIGGTLKGINAINEAIDKLNTFTTTFANAINNQQEQGYDLYATPGSTTPNGEALFTTDNGSTTIDASNITLNFTDPKKIAAASSSDNLNADNENIKAMISLKDNTWADLNNMSFSEYYNTEIVSALGSELEYVKNRTENSKFLLDSIEDKMKELSSVNMDEELINLTKYQRAYEAAARVVTVTDELLQTVLGMVG, encoded by the coding sequence ATGGCACTATTCGCTGCCCTTTCAATAGCAAGCCAAGCGTTACTTGCCAACAAAACAGCGATAAACACTACCAACAGAAACATGTCTAACGCCTATACTGATGGATATTCAAGAGAAGTTCCGGTATTTACCGATGTTCCAGGTGGTGGAACGTCAATAGAAACGATAAAAAGAGTCTTCAGCAAAATGTACTTTACAAGGTACGTATCCCAAAACCAAAATTACAATTCCCTCTCTTCATATCAAGACATATTAGAACAGATAGAAAGCGTCTTTAATGATATGCAGGGCAGCGGCTTCTCAAACGAACTAAACAAATTCTTTGACGTTATGAACGACATCGCACTCAACCCTGCTGATTTAGCTCCAAGGGCTGAGTTTATATCTACGGCACAAGCACTGGTAGGACGCATAAGAGACAGTTACTCAACGTTATCAGAGATTAAGCAAACAGCAGTAAACAAAATAAGAGATGAAATCAACGCTCTAAACGACAAATTAAAAGCCTTAGCAGAGGTAAACAAAAACTTAAAACTTTACGCTGACTCACCTGACAGATTAAATCAATACCTGGACAAAAGAGACCAGCTCATAAAAGAGATAAGCGATACGTTAGATGTGAAAGTTCAAATGAACGACAACGGAACTGTAAATCTATTCACAGCAAAAGGTTTCGCTTTGGTCTTAGATGATAGGGCGAACACAATAGAATTTAAAACAGATGAAAACAACAATCCCCAGATATACGTATCATCTACAAACATAACAAGAGATATAGAAAACGGAACTATAGGCGGAACTTTAAAAGGAATAAACGCTATAAACGAAGCTATAGATAAACTTAATACGTTTACCACAACGTTTGCCAATGCAATAAACAACCAACAAGAACAGGGTTACGACCTATACGCCACACCAGGTTCAACCACCCCCAATGGAGAAGCTCTATTTACTACGGACAACGGAAGCACAACCATAGACGCTTCAAACATAACGTTAAACTTCACAGACCCCAAAAAAATAGCCGCTGCAAGCAGCTCAGACAATTTAAATGCTGACAATGAAAACATAAAAGCAATGATATCTTTAAAAGACAACACATGGGCGGACCTTAACAACATGAGTTTCTCCGAGTACTACAACACAGAAATCGTATCTGCACTTGGAAGTGAATTAGAGTACGTAAAGAACAGAACAGAAAACAGCAAATTTCTTTTAGACAGTATAGAAGATAAGATGAAAGAACTATCATCCGTTAACATGGATGAAGAGTTAATTAATCTTACAAAATATCAGAGAGCTTACGAAGCTGCCGCAAGAGTAGTAACCGTTACAGATGAACTACTCCAAACAGTATTAGGAATGGTGGGGTAA
- a CDS encoding PilZ domain-containing protein: MTEYQERIINWLRELKEKEKPTEVISFYNGLPIRTRVNVLDVDDSGKFVHWNFTPKLQLAVEETGKIFTPFFDKLYKTSRMLESPVIYYSKDFMETTLPKPTADGRFNREYLRISVSDTLPLKAKLIVNNKTVEATPIDISEGGIGLLIPEKDLESGEKVHLIVEFPSCRTAETEGEVVRVENTSKGRRTGIKFINPSKAFQNEVNRYIMARQREIMNQIRMLAE, encoded by the coding sequence TTGACCGAATACCAGGAGAGAATAATCAACTGGCTTAGAGAACTCAAAGAGAAGGAAAAACCAACCGAAGTAATAAGCTTTTACAACGGTCTTCCCATAAGAACGAGAGTAAACGTTTTAGATGTTGACGATTCCGGCAAATTCGTCCACTGGAACTTCACTCCTAAACTCCAGTTAGCAGTAGAGGAAACAGGAAAAATATTTACCCCTTTCTTTGACAAGCTCTACAAAACTTCAAGGATGCTTGAATCCCCCGTTATCTACTACAGCAAAGATTTTATGGAAACGACACTGCCCAAACCAACAGCAGATGGAAGGTTTAACAGAGAATACCTGCGAATCTCCGTTTCCGACACTCTACCACTTAAAGCAAAACTAATAGTCAACAACAAAACAGTAGAAGCAACCCCTATAGATATTTCGGAAGGAGGAATAGGACTACTCATACCCGAGAAGGACCTTGAAAGCGGAGAAAAAGTCCATCTCATAGTGGAATTTCCATCATGCAGAACTGCAGAAACAGAAGGAGAAGTAGTAAGAGTAGAGAACACATCTAAAGGGAGAAGAACAGGAATAAAATTCATTAACCCCTCTAAAGCATTCCAAAACGAAGTTAACAGATATATAATGGCGAGACAGAGGGAAATCATGAATCAAATCAGGATGTTGGCAGAATGA
- a CDS encoding AAA family ATPase: MSLNTIIGHSFQINKIKELLQKDAFPQSSIFSGVEGIGKKLIAFEILKTLTKSEMNVKVIGTEKGATIEEIRESSSWLFTKPQSGTGKGLIIDNADEMRREAANALLKTLEEPPSYGYIILITKNENALLPTIKSRCKIFRFSRLNNSNVAYILEKQGLEYNEKILKLCGGSPGIAIRLLESQVPELMEEFSSFLKTKNKAQNLLKFSSSFANISREEMELFLTALENLLLEKDAFFQWMPLIQKAKSYLKFFAKPQSVIEWMVLSTLFKKERR, encoded by the coding sequence ATGTCCCTAAATACAATCATCGGACACTCTTTTCAGATAAATAAAATCAAAGAGTTACTTCAAAAAGATGCATTTCCACAGAGCTCCATATTCTCCGGTGTAGAAGGCATAGGTAAAAAACTCATCGCCTTTGAAATTCTAAAAACGCTAACAAAAAGCGAAATGAACGTAAAAGTGATAGGAACAGAAAAAGGCGCAACGATAGAAGAGATAAGAGAATCTTCTTCCTGGCTCTTCACAAAACCGCAATCAGGAACAGGTAAAGGGCTCATAATAGATAATGCCGATGAGATGAGAAGAGAAGCAGCAAATGCCCTCCTTAAAACCCTTGAAGAACCACCCTCTTACGGATACATAATACTGATAACCAAAAACGAAAATGCCCTTCTGCCAACCATTAAATCCCGCTGTAAGATATTTCGTTTTTCCCGACTAAACAACTCTAACGTAGCTTACATATTAGAAAAACAAGGCTTGGAGTATAACGAAAAAATCCTCAAACTCTGCGGTGGCAGCCCCGGAATAGCCATAAGACTCCTTGAGAGCCAAGTTCCAGAACTGATGGAAGAGTTTTCTTCTTTCCTCAAAACGAAAAACAAAGCTCAAAACCTTTTAAAATTCAGCTCAAGTTTTGCTAACATTTCCCGTGAAGAAATGGAACTGTTTTTAACAGCCTTAGAAAACTTACTACTTGAAAAGGACGCCTTTTTCCAATGGATGCCGCTAATTCAGAAAGCAAAAAGCTACTTAAAATTCTTTGCTAAACCCCAATCGGTAATAGAATGGATGGTTCTAAGCACGCTCTTTAAAAAAGAGAGGAGGTAA
- the tmk gene encoding dTMP kinase translates to MFITFEGIENCGKSTQSKLLYEWLLDNGYSVILTREPGGTPSAEEIRDFLLKNREEHFPPFSEVCLYIAARGFHVKNLIKPELSKGNVVICDRFSDSTIAYQGYGRGLPIDLIKRMDEQAREGIKPDITFLIDIPVEESFKRLKEKEKDRIESESVEFHEKVRNGFLAIAKEEPERVKVIDGIKPIEEIFKEILTVVMEKLQCP, encoded by the coding sequence ATGTTTATAACCTTTGAAGGTATAGAAAACTGCGGAAAATCCACCCAATCCAAGCTCCTCTACGAGTGGCTCTTAGACAACGGCTACTCAGTAATACTAACCAGAGAACCCGGTGGAACGCCGTCAGCAGAAGAGATAAGAGATTTTCTCCTGAAAAACCGAGAAGAACACTTCCCACCTTTTTCTGAAGTGTGTCTATACATAGCAGCAAGAGGATTCCACGTAAAAAACCTTATAAAACCTGAACTTTCAAAAGGAAACGTAGTAATATGCGACCGCTTCTCCGATTCCACAATCGCTTACCAGGGCTACGGCAGAGGGTTACCGATAGATTTAATAAAAAGAATGGACGAGCAAGCAAGAGAAGGAATCAAACCCGACATTACATTTCTCATTGATATCCCCGTAGAAGAAAGTTTTAAAAGGTTAAAAGAAAAGGAAAAAGATAGGATAGAAAGCGAAAGTGTAGAATTCCACGAAAAAGTAAGAAACGGTTTTTTAGCGATAGCAAAAGAAGAACCTGAAAGAGTAAAAGTGATTGACGGCATAAAACCGATTGAAGAGATATTCAAAGAGATACTTACCGTAGTAATGGAGAAGTTACAATGTCCCTAA
- a CDS encoding cation:proton antiporter → MEAILTHLTIFLTALLFSYILSKKTGIPVIPIYIVAGILISTIAHIHEAHIFETLGVILLLFYIGLEFSVAELEKNLKNILSVGVTDLVLNVTPLFVVAKLLGFDNFTSFVLSIILYPSSSAIISKLLIDYRKLANPEVDPVLSILVFEDIAAAIFLALISNLSSTNSSPTASLAITFKIFLFIFIAFIIVKNTNKLIDIAFHRLGTSSEFVVLLTGSLMFLIIEATLGFGLSESIGAFLAGTLFAESSFKHQVESVVIPYRDLLGSLFFLSFGLSIDPKIFSVEIIPLLTLLLILSFATKILTGIAAAKLYGLKLKRGVSAGIMLLPRGEFSILVAASTPKLLPLTALYVLTSSIIGSITLKESDKLLSVIFRKKKKRKSKLTRSQLLGE, encoded by the coding sequence ATGGAAGCAATTCTTACCCACCTGACAATATTTCTAACAGCACTACTATTTTCTTACATCCTGTCAAAAAAAACCGGTATTCCAGTAATCCCCATTTACATCGTTGCCGGAATACTTATTTCCACAATAGCCCATATTCACGAAGCGCATATTTTTGAAACCTTAGGAGTCATTCTCCTGCTTTTCTACATAGGACTTGAATTTTCAGTTGCTGAATTAGAAAAAAACCTTAAAAACATACTCTCTGTAGGAGTTACAGACCTCGTTTTAAACGTCACCCCTCTTTTTGTCGTAGCAAAGCTGTTAGGTTTTGACAACTTCACTTCTTTCGTTCTTTCCATAATTCTCTATCCAAGTTCTTCCGCAATAATCTCAAAACTACTTATAGACTACAGAAAATTAGCAAACCCGGAAGTTGACCCCGTTCTCTCCATTTTGGTCTTTGAAGACATTGCCGCTGCCATATTCTTAGCCCTCATTTCAAACCTATCATCTACCAACTCTTCCCCAACTGCTTCCTTAGCCATAACGTTTAAAATATTCCTCTTCATTTTCATAGCTTTCATAATCGTGAAAAACACAAACAAACTTATAGACATAGCCTTTCACAGGTTAGGAACGTCTTCAGAATTTGTAGTTCTACTTACCGGAAGCCTTATGTTTTTGATAATAGAAGCAACCTTAGGTTTCGGTCTTTCTGAATCTATAGGCGCATTTTTAGCCGGAACGCTATTCGCAGAAAGTTCCTTCAAGCATCAGGTAGAATCCGTAGTAATTCCATACAGAGACCTTTTAGGAAGTCTGTTCTTCCTCAGCTTCGGACTATCAATAGACCCGAAAATATTTTCAGTAGAGATAATTCCACTTCTTACCCTCCTTTTAATTCTCTCTTTTGCAACGAAAATCCTCACCGGCATCGCAGCCGCCAAGCTCTACGGTTTAAAACTTAAAAGGGGAGTATCTGCAGGAATAATGCTCCTACCAAGAGGAGAGTTTTCCATATTAGTAGCAGCTTCAACTCCCAAACTGCTTCCTCTAACAGCCCTTTACGTTCTTACATCCTCAATCATCGGCTCAATAACCCTAAAAGAGTCTGATAAACTACTTTCCGTAATCTTCCGCAAAAAGAAAAAGCGAAAAAGTAAACTTACAAGAAGTCAGCTACTGGGGGAGTAA
- a CDS encoding cation:proton antiporter regulatory subunit, protein MIVKEGELPGIGKKYSLVTENGDTIVVVIHHTGKREIYYFEDDSEEPEAVIELTDEEARTLGTILVGALFQPTSDEEKIGFLMKHLAFEWIKIPENSFLCGKSIKELEIRKKFGVIIVAIIRDGNVIVSPSPLFQLQPGDTIVVVGSLENIKNFLKAVEEKKS, encoded by the coding sequence ATGATAGTTAAAGAAGGAGAACTTCCCGGAATAGGAAAGAAATACTCCTTAGTGACAGAAAACGGCGACACCATAGTTGTAGTAATCCACCACACAGGTAAAAGAGAAATCTACTACTTTGAAGATGACAGCGAAGAGCCAGAAGCCGTTATAGAACTGACAGACGAAGAAGCAAGAACGTTAGGAACAATCTTAGTAGGAGCTCTCTTCCAGCCAACCTCCGATGAAGAAAAGATTGGCTTTCTTATGAAGCACCTCGCTTTTGAATGGATAAAAATCCCCGAAAACTCCTTCCTCTGCGGCAAAAGCATAAAAGAATTAGAAATTAGAAAGAAATTTGGCGTAATCATCGTTGCAATAATAAGAGATGGAAACGTGATAGTCTCTCCATCTCCCCTTTTCCAGCTTCAGCCGGGCGATACAATCGTAGTTGTTGGAAGCCTTGAAAACATCAAAAATTTCCTCAAAGCTGTAGAGGAGAAAAAATCGTAA
- a CDS encoding radical SAM protein translates to MKVIQTLTSPLNKLFIYETEDGFNVESVFYKGERLCISTQVGCPIGCCFCASGMKGFFRNLTAEEIIKQYELLKNQLPIKGIAIAGIGEPAFNVENVVEAINYFRKIGLKVTISSTGYPLKNFKTLIESNHNGLTISVHAVSSEKREKIFKLKENLNEILNVVEEHLSQSSSSRRKKFQLGYLLIKGLNDSEEELRKLAELAKKHRFTVMLMMFNEVKGIPYKAVSKEEYEKAFLFLRKHGVRITLSNRFRTDKLGGCGTLTIARMAGGRDDS, encoded by the coding sequence ATGAAAGTGATTCAGACGTTAACGAGTCCGCTGAATAAACTCTTTATATACGAAACAGAAGATGGATTCAACGTTGAATCGGTCTTTTATAAAGGAGAACGCCTCTGTATATCAACTCAAGTAGGATGTCCCATAGGTTGCTGTTTTTGTGCTTCCGGAATGAAAGGTTTTTTCAGAAACTTAACAGCAGAAGAAATAATAAAGCAGTATGAACTTCTAAAAAATCAGCTTCCAATAAAAGGAATAGCCATAGCAGGAATAGGAGAACCAGCTTTTAACGTAGAAAACGTCGTAGAAGCCATTAACTACTTCAGGAAAATCGGACTAAAAGTAACAATAAGCTCAACAGGATATCCCCTCAAAAACTTTAAAACTCTAATTGAATCAAATCATAACGGACTAACCATCTCTGTTCACGCTGTCTCTTCAGAAAAAAGAGAAAAGATATTTAAATTAAAAGAAAACCTAAATGAAATATTAAACGTAGTAGAGGAACACCTTTCCCAATCCTCTTCCTCACGGAGAAAAAAATTCCAGTTAGGCTACCTCCTCATAAAAGGTCTAAACGACAGCGAGGAAGAACTCAGAAAATTAGCAGAACTGGCGAAAAAGCACCGCTTTACCGTAATGCTTATGATGTTCAATGAAGTTAAAGGAATTCCTTATAAAGCTGTATCAAAAGAAGAATACGAAAAAGCTTTCCTGTTTCTAAGAAAACACGGAGTAAGAATAACCCTTAGCAATCGGTTCAGAACAGATAAATTAGGAGGATGCGGAACCCTAACAATAGCAAGAATGGCAGGAGGAAGGGATGATAGTTAA
- a CDS encoding PSP1 domain-containing protein — protein MFIAKFKYMDTEKTGLATSEIKLNYNEKAVVKTDRGEEIVKILNTYDFDEQALLKFNLSPSSLYKLLRKATEEDLNKFTENELFSTEALEICKEKVEKHQLPMKLVKAYTTLNRERIVFYFTAESRVDFRQLVRDLASHFKTRIELRQIGVRDEVKMIGAVGMCGRICCCKEFLECFDSVSLNLARLQGLPPNPAKLSGTCGRLMCCLKYEEANYYIKNFLPDVGEEIETPEGKGTVVDVNVILETITVEIEGLGRKQFSIRQFITEEIWNKYIEKLKERTDDRFKCFTRAGVIGNESDSDVNESAE, from the coding sequence ATGTTCATAGCTAAATTCAAATACATGGATACAGAAAAAACCGGACTTGCTACTTCAGAAATCAAACTCAACTACAACGAAAAAGCGGTAGTAAAAACAGACAGAGGGGAGGAAATAGTCAAAATCCTCAATACTTACGACTTTGACGAACAGGCGCTCTTAAAATTCAATCTTTCTCCCTCTTCTCTCTACAAACTCCTCAGAAAAGCAACAGAAGAAGACCTGAATAAATTTACAGAAAACGAGTTATTCTCAACTGAAGCGCTTGAAATATGCAAGGAAAAAGTTGAAAAACATCAACTACCGATGAAGTTAGTTAAAGCCTACACAACCTTAAATAGAGAAAGAATAGTTTTTTACTTTACAGCAGAATCCCGCGTTGACTTCCGCCAGTTAGTAAGAGATTTGGCTTCACACTTTAAAACAAGAATAGAACTAAGACAAATAGGCGTTCGCGACGAAGTTAAAATGATAGGCGCCGTAGGAATGTGCGGTAGAATCTGTTGCTGCAAAGAGTTCCTTGAATGTTTTGATTCTGTATCCCTGAACCTTGCAAGGCTTCAAGGACTCCCTCCCAACCCTGCAAAACTTTCAGGAACGTGCGGAAGGCTAATGTGCTGCCTCAAATACGAAGAAGCCAACTACTACATCAAAAACTTCCTCCCCGATGTCGGAGAAGAGATAGAAACCCCCGAAGGGAAAGGAACAGTCGTTGATGTTAACGTCATACTGGAAACCATCACGGTGGAAATAGAGGGACTGGGAAGAAAACAGTTTTCCATAAGACAATTTATAACCGAAGAAATATGGAACAAATACATAGAAAAGCTAAAAGAAAGAACCGATGATAGATTCAAATGCTTTACAAGAGCTGGAGTTATAGGCAATGAAAGTGATTCAGACGTTAACGAGTCCGCTGAATAA
- a CDS encoding O-antigen ligase family protein — protein sequence MKERFKSIGEKLIFLSAIIFSISLPTSIALDNVAAGIGILGLLIYLLSKVQFPLPPIKPLLFFTIPEFISSLFNVEMLKKLTKYTDINHHLVSYFISFKVFLKENSNLLLTLLSISTIVSSLILAFEAFTHQSIRHFNIHALHLFSSPTRPRGFLNNPLTEAGVLYLLFLLFTFLSFKENRKLYPLTAIFSLIGIILTQSRSYWLGCGLFFFLLFFYSLKKHKKISIVIALLSLLSIGLVTTIPSLKHRLESIDNVKTNASNIDRLTIWNSYLKAFKYEYSPLQLLIGAGEKGKQLAAKHLEESFKEIYKRTESKEKELAHFHRGETHNIYLKFLAKYGILGLLGYLLFWLYILYFNFKFSKILPPLSIISFGYLGFMLAGFFENNFTDAEIQFTLFFLLGFNFAVIKKLKDNLPSTQ from the coding sequence TTGAAGGAAAGATTTAAATCCATCGGAGAAAAGTTAATATTCCTCTCCGCCATTATCTTCTCAATTTCCCTTCCAACATCAATAGCGCTGGACAACGTTGCTGCAGGAATCGGAATTTTAGGACTACTTATATACCTGCTCAGCAAAGTTCAATTTCCCCTTCCTCCTATTAAACCGCTTCTATTCTTTACTATCCCTGAATTCATAAGCTCCCTTTTCAACGTTGAAATGCTTAAAAAACTTACAAAATATACGGATATCAATCACCATTTAGTTTCTTATTTCATATCATTCAAAGTGTTTTTGAAAGAAAACAGCAACTTGCTATTGACCCTCCTCTCAATATCCACAATTGTCTCTTCGCTTATCTTAGCTTTTGAAGCCTTCACTCACCAAAGCATCAGACATTTCAACATTCACGCCTTACACCTATTCTCCTCACCTACAAGACCAAGAGGATTTTTAAACAACCCTCTAACCGAAGCAGGCGTTTTATATTTACTCTTTTTGCTATTTACTTTCCTCAGTTTCAAAGAAAACAGAAAACTCTACCCATTAACCGCAATTTTCTCGCTGATAGGTATTATCCTGACTCAAAGCAGGTCTTACTGGCTTGGATGTGGACTGTTTTTCTTCCTGCTATTCTTTTACAGCTTAAAGAAACACAAAAAAATTTCTATTGTTATAGCTTTACTCTCACTACTTTCTATAGGCTTAGTTACAACAATTCCCTCACTCAAACACCGATTAGAAAGTATAGATAACGTCAAAACAAATGCGAGTAACATAGATAGACTAACCATCTGGAACTCCTATCTCAAAGCCTTCAAATATGAATACTCTCCTCTACAACTTTTAATAGGCGCTGGAGAAAAAGGAAAGCAGTTAGCTGCTAAACACCTTGAAGAAAGCTTCAAAGAAATCTATAAAAGAACTGAATCCAAAGAGAAAGAATTAGCCCATTTCCATAGAGGCGAAACCCACAACATCTACCTTAAATTTTTGGCAAAATACGGAATATTAGGACTTTTAGGCTACCTCTTATTCTGGCTATACATACTATACTTCAACTTTAAGTTTTCCAAAATCCTCCCTCCTCTCTCCATCATCTCTTTCGGCTATTTAGGCTTCATGTTAGCAGGCTTCTTTGAAAATAACTTCACCGACGCAGAAATCCAATTCACCCTCTTTTTCCTATTAGGATTCAACTTTGCAGTCATCAAAAAACTAAAAGACAATTTGCCTTCCACCCAATAA
- the thiE gene encoding thiamine phosphate synthase → MIDFSLYVITDERYLNVFNIYEAVERAIFGGATVIQYRAKRKTAKEMFEEASLVREATKHHDIPFIVNDRLDLALAVEADGVHLGQEDLPIDAARRIAGNHFIIGLSTHNLNEVEEASKEKFVDYIGFGPIFPTTTKENPAPTTGTKLLCEAVKISSLPVVAIGGINESNVDEVLKCKPAGIAVVRAAFESGDPYENVKKLREKIEGKI, encoded by the coding sequence ATGATAGACTTTTCTCTATACGTAATTACAGACGAACGCTATCTCAACGTCTTTAATATCTACGAAGCAGTAGAAAGAGCTATTTTCGGCGGTGCTACAGTAATTCAGTACAGAGCGAAAAGAAAAACAGCAAAAGAGATGTTTGAAGAAGCCTCTTTAGTAAGAGAGGCAACTAAGCATCACGACATTCCATTTATAGTCAACGATAGGTTGGATTTAGCTTTAGCGGTTGAAGCAGACGGAGTCCATTTAGGGCAGGAAGATTTACCTATTGACGCTGCAAGAAGAATAGCAGGCAATCATTTTATAATAGGTCTTTCAACCCATAACTTAAATGAAGTAGAGGAAGCCTCAAAAGAAAAGTTTGTAGACTACATAGGTTTCGGACCTATATTCCCCACAACCACAAAAGAAAATCCAGCCCCCACTACCGGAACAAAACTTCTCTGTGAAGCTGTAAAAATTTCCTCCCTCCCTGTAGTGGCAATCGGCGGCATCAACGAATCAAACGTAGACGAAGTCCTTAAATGTAAGCCTGCTGGCATAGCAGTGGTAAGAGCTGCCTTTGAAAGCGGTGACCCTTACGAAAACGTAAAAAAGCTGAGGGAAAAGATTGAAGGAAAGATTTAA
- the rpsT gene encoding 30S ribosomal protein S20 — MPNTKSAKKRLRQNIKRRERNRYYVRRMKTEAKKVLKAVEEGNLEAAKEQLKVAMKWIERAAARGAIHKNEAARRQSKVAKAVAELEKKFAAAQ, encoded by the coding sequence ATGCCCAATACAAAATCCGCTAAAAAGAGACTTCGCCAAAACATAAAGAGAAGAGAGAGAAACAGGTACTACGTAAGAAGAATGAAAACAGAAGCAAAGAAAGTTCTCAAGGCTGTTGAAGAAGGAAACCTTGAAGCAGCAAAAGAGCAACTTAAAGTAGCTATGAAGTGGATAGAAAGAGCTGCAGCAAGGGGAGCAATCCACAAAAACGAAGCTGCAAGAAGACAATCAAAAGTGGCAAAAGCCGTTGCCGAGCTTGAAAAGAAATTTGCAGCTGCCCAATAA
- the bcp gene encoding thioredoxin-dependent thiol peroxidase, producing MLEVGQKAPEFCLPDDTGRELCLKDLKGKWVVLYFYPKDNTPGCTKEAQQFSELLGEFEKLGAVVLGVSPDSVESHKKFKDKKELRVTLLSDVNKEVVKTYGAWQLKKSYGREYYGVVRSTYLIDPDGKVAYVWKKVRANGHAEKVLEKLKELINQN from the coding sequence TTGCTTGAAGTTGGACAGAAGGCGCCAGAGTTTTGTTTGCCTGACGATACAGGTAGAGAACTATGTTTAAAAGACTTAAAGGGCAAATGGGTGGTTCTATATTTCTATCCGAAGGATAATACACCTGGATGCACTAAAGAGGCTCAACAGTTTAGTGAACTTTTAGGTGAATTTGAGAAGTTAGGAGCTGTTGTTTTAGGAGTTAGTCCTGATTCGGTTGAGAGTCATAAAAAGTTTAAGGATAAAAAAGAGTTGAGGGTTACACTTCTTAGCGATGTAAATAAGGAAGTTGTAAAAACTTATGGTGCGTGGCAGCTTAAAAAATCTTACGGTCGTGAGTATTACGGGGTTGTCAGAAGTACCTACCTCATAGACCCTGATGGGAAGGTAGCTTACGTATGGAAGAAGGTCAGGGCTAACGGGCATGCTGAGAAAGTGTTGGAAAAATTGAAAGAGTTAATTAATCAAAACTAA
- a CDS encoding TIGR04219 family outer membrane beta-barrel protein, which yields MKRFLSAVAVLLVSTSASYAITIEGGAGGWKENPTGWIEYKKDNVSGTGVSATTHVDLKSDLHFSSKTRPEGWFAIKGIPILPDVKVQYTKMKFTGSGTPTVNFTFGDITVNATDKVDAEFRANQVDITLTYGVPFVKALTAGKIDLNWGVNVKVIDGYAKVVAVSPITNDKKSESKSATIPVPMVHLDGVIKPVEKLGLEFSGNWIGYSGSQFYDLTGEFKVYPVKRLFVGVGYRYQRLKIDDISDISSDIKIKGAFAEAGFTF from the coding sequence ATGAAGAGGTTTTTATCAGCTGTTGCAGTGCTTTTAGTTTCTACTTCAGCTTCCTATGCTATTACTATTGAGGGAGGAGCAGGAGGCTGGAAAGAAAACCCTACAGGGTGGATAGAGTATAAGAAGGATAACGTTTCTGGGACAGGAGTTTCTGCTACTACGCACGTTGATTTAAAGAGTGATTTGCACTTTTCCAGTAAAACAAGACCTGAAGGTTGGTTTGCGATTAAAGGAATTCCTATTTTGCCGGATGTAAAAGTTCAATATACAAAGATGAAATTTACAGGTAGCGGAACACCAACAGTAAACTTTACGTTTGGTGATATTACGGTTAATGCAACAGACAAAGTGGACGCTGAATTTAGAGCTAATCAGGTAGATATTACTCTTACCTATGGCGTTCCGTTTGTTAAAGCACTTACGGCAGGAAAGATTGATTTAAACTGGGGCGTTAACGTTAAAGTGATAGATGGCTACGCTAAAGTTGTAGCTGTTTCTCCTATTACCAACGACAAAAAGAGTGAATCAAAATCTGCTACTATTCCTGTGCCTATGGTTCACCTTGATGGAGTTATTAAACCTGTTGAAAAACTTGGTTTGGAGTTTTCAGGAAACTGGATAGGTTACTCTGGAAGTCAGTTTTACGACTTGACAGGAGAGTTTAAGGTTTATCCTGTGAAAAGACTTTTTGTTGGTGTAGGATACAGGTATCAGAGACTTAAGATTGACGATATAAGCGATATCTCTTCCGACATTAAAATAAAAGGTGCTTTTGCTGAAGCAGGATTTACCTTTTAG